One genomic window of Clostridioides sp. ES-S-0054-01 includes the following:
- a CDS encoding histidinol-phosphate aminotransferase family protein, which produces MKLKINKAIEMQLKKSYAIESGHSEDVFEIDCGEGINTVSYSKKAVEAFNALKFDMIRGYPHSITLKDNIVDYWKDFTTLDTNRICLADGSIHVIYLLNRLFIEKGDKVLGYSPQFSEYETDIKMHGATYDYVLLKKEDNFKFNEKEFIEKINPEYKVIYIDNPNNPTGQIIPLSSIENIVKEADKYDIAVIVDEAYGEYMPKENSAVKLLNNYDNVIVLKTFSKGFGLAGLRAGYAVLPEQLVSPIKKISTPYEVSEISRTIAANLLDDVQFIEELKEKTKDIKSQLLIPWKNLNIAETSDTVSIMTVEHKNREIDLQQEFAKLKIRVISGSDFTGLDKNFIRFRMPEEKELPEVIKAFQIIDNIE; this is translated from the coding sequence ATGAAATTAAAAATTAACAAAGCCATTGAAATGCAGTTGAAAAAAAGTTATGCAATAGAATCCGGACATTCAGAAGATGTATTTGAGATAGACTGTGGAGAAGGTATAAATACAGTGTCTTACTCAAAAAAAGCTGTAGAAGCTTTTAATGCTTTAAAATTTGATATGATAAGAGGATATCCTCATTCAATTACTTTAAAAGACAATATAGTTGATTATTGGAAAGATTTCACAACATTAGATACGAATAGAATTTGTTTGGCAGATGGTTCTATACATGTTATTTACCTTTTAAATAGACTGTTTATTGAAAAAGGAGACAAAGTTTTAGGATATTCACCACAATTCTCAGAATATGAAACAGACATAAAGATGCACGGTGCTACTTATGATTATGTTCTTTTAAAGAAAGAAGATAATTTTAAATTTAATGAAAAAGAATTCATTGAAAAAATAAATCCAGAATATAAAGTAATTTACATTGATAATCCAAACAATCCTACAGGACAAATTATACCTTTATCATCAATTGAAAATATAGTAAAGGAAGCAGATAAATATGATATAGCAGTTATAGTAGATGAAGCTTATGGTGAATACATGCCAAAAGAAAATTCAGCTGTCAAACTTCTAAATAATTATGATAATGTAATTGTTTTAAAAACATTTTCAAAAGGTTTTGGTTTAGCAGGACTAAGAGCAGGATATGCAGTTCTTCCAGAACAACTTGTTAGCCCTATTAAAAAAATTTCTACTCCTTACGAAGTATCTGAAATATCTCGTACTATTGCAGCCAATTTATTGGATGATGTTCAATTTATAGAAGAATTAAAGGAAAAAACAAAAGATATAAAAAGTCAATTATTGATTCCATGGAAAAACCTTAATATAGCTGAAACTAGTGATACTGTATCAATAATGACAGTTGAACATAAGAACAGGGAAATAGATTTACAACAAGAATTTGCAAAATTAAAAATAAGAGTTATATCTGGAAGTGATTTCACTGGACTTGATAAAAATTTCATAAGATTTAGAATGCCTGAAGAAAAAGAACTACCTGAAGTTATAAAAGCATTCCAAATAATTGATAATATAGAGTAA
- a CDS encoding carbohydrate ABC transporter permease produces the protein MSNKKKVNKILVIIATLIILAMSLFPYYYMIIQSFASWNQVDKVIIPTSFDLSSYKYLLGGAGGATVSMWIKALVNSFIVSLPTAIMSVVVGLLVGYSISKMKRFKGEKFIMNTLLFQMFFPVIILLVPRYMLTKPLTNTYIGMIIPLSVSIWGIFMYINYFKSLPNDVFEAARIDGASELRILGSIAFPVTKSVTTIVFLSTFMSRWGELMWDMLISPKVDMQTLNVLISTQFKPMGNLPGPMYAASVILTLPIIIMFLCFSKHFKEGINFMLK, from the coding sequence ATGAGTAATAAAAAGAAAGTAAATAAGATTTTAGTTATAATAGCAACTTTGATAATATTAGCGATGTCTTTATTCCCATATTACTATATGATAATTCAATCATTTGCTTCATGGAATCAAGTTGATAAAGTTATAATACCAACTAGTTTTGATTTAAGTAGTTATAAATACTTGCTAGGTGGAGCTGGTGGAGCAACTGTAAGTATGTGGATAAAAGCATTAGTTAATTCATTTATAGTCTCTTTGCCTACGGCAATAATGTCAGTAGTAGTAGGATTACTTGTTGGATATTCTATATCTAAAATGAAAAGATTTAAAGGTGAAAAATTTATAATGAACACACTTTTATTTCAAATGTTCTTCCCAGTAATAATACTATTAGTGCCAAGATACATGCTAACAAAACCATTAACAAATACTTATATAGGAATGATAATACCTTTGTCAGTATCTATTTGGGGAATATTCATGTACATAAATTATTTTAAATCTTTGCCAAATGATGTATTTGAAGCAGCTAGAATAGACGGTGCTTCAGAATTAAGAATACTAGGTAGCATTGCATTTCCTGTAACAAAATCAGTTACAACAATAGTATTCTTATCTACATTCATGAGTAGATGGGGAGAACTTATGTGGGATATGTTAATTTCACCAAAGGTAGATATGCAAACATTAAATGTTTTAATATCTACTCAATTTAAACCAATGGGAAATTTACCAGGTCCAATGTATGCAGCTTCAGTAATATTAACATTACCGATAATAATTATGTTTTTGTGTTTCTCTAAACACTTTAAAGAAGGGATAAACTTTATGCTTAAATAG
- the argH gene encoding argininosuccinate lyase produces MKLWGGRFRKAENQLMEEFNKSFGYDCVLYKKDIEGSIAHVHMQVKCGLLTEEEGKAITEGLKGILEDVKNGKLALDGEYEDIHSFTEINLIQRIGDVGKKLHTARSRNDQVAVDMRLYAKEKANDLVDLISEFKATIKDVADKNPVMMPGYTHLQRAQVVTFKHHLMAYYSMFDRDEKRIKNAIEILDESPLGCGALAGTTHDIDRNITCEQLGFKKVVDNFMDGVSDRDYLLELMSDFSIIMMHLSRLSEELILWSSQEFGFVEIDDLYTTGSSIMPQKKNPDGAELIRGKTGRVYGNLFGLFTVMKGIPLAYNKDMQEDKEGFFDSVHTLEMCIQIMDRMIATLKVNEDKMKQAVKNGFLNATEVADYLVKNNVAFRDAHGIVGSIVIYCEDNKKAIEDLTLEELHKFSYAFKEDIYDFIDYESILNKGIKKNLK; encoded by the coding sequence ATGAAATTATGGGGCGGACGCTTTAGAAAAGCGGAAAATCAACTTATGGAAGAGTTTAATAAATCTTTTGGTTATGACTGTGTACTGTACAAAAAAGATATTGAAGGAAGTATAGCACATGTTCATATGCAGGTAAAATGTGGTCTTTTAACAGAGGAAGAAGGAAAGGCTATAACTGAAGGATTAAAAGGGATACTTGAAGATGTAAAAAATGGAAAGTTGGCATTGGATGGAGAGTATGAAGATATACATAGTTTTACTGAGATAAATTTAATTCAAAGAATTGGAGATGTTGGCAAGAAGCTTCATACAGCACGTAGTAGAAATGACCAAGTTGCAGTTGATATGAGACTGTATGCCAAAGAAAAGGCAAATGATTTGGTGGATTTAATATCTGAGTTTAAAGCTACTATAAAAGATGTTGCTGACAAAAACCCAGTGATGATGCCAGGTTATACTCATCTTCAAAGAGCACAAGTAGTGACATTTAAGCATCACTTAATGGCATATTACAGTATGTTTGATAGAGATGAGAAAAGAATAAAAAATGCTATAGAAATATTGGATGAATCACCTTTAGGTTGTGGGGCTTTAGCAGGAACTACGCATGATATAGATAGAAATATAACTTGTGAACAATTAGGATTTAAAAAAGTAGTAGATAACTTTATGGATGGAGTAAGTGATAGAGATTATTTATTAGAGTTAATGAGTGACTTTTCAATTATAATGATGCACTTAAGTAGATTAAGTGAAGAGTTGATACTTTGGAGTTCTCAAGAATTTGGATTTGTTGAGATAGATGATTTATATACAACTGGAAGTAGTATAATGCCTCAGAAGAAAAATCCTGATGGTGCAGAACTTATAAGAGGTAAGACTGGCAGAGTATATGGAAACTTATTTGGTCTTTTTACAGTAATGAAAGGAATACCATTAGCATATAATAAGGACATGCAAGAAGATAAAGAAGGTTTCTTTGATAGTGTACATACTCTTGAAATGTGCATACAAATAATGGATAGAATGATAGCTACATTAAAGGTAAATGAGGATAAAATGAAACAAGCAGTAAAAAATGGTTTTTTAAATGCAACAGAAGTTGCTGATTATTTAGTTAAAAATAATGTTGCCTTTAGAGATGCACACGGTATAGTGGGAAGTATTGTTATATATTGTGAAGACAATAAAAAGGCAATAGAAGATTTAACATTAGAAGAATTACATAAGTTCTCATATGCCTTTAAGGAAGATATTTATGATTTTATTGATTATGAGAGTATCTTAAATAAAGGAATAAAAAAGAATTTAAAATAA
- a CDS encoding HAD family phosphatase — translation MGYKLIVTDMDGTLLGNNHKVTDENKTALQKVIKSGVNVTLATGRAFDSAKCNVDFLKEDMPIIACNGSLIREQNGNIIYSNKIDTTTCLNILDVLDKYDIYYQCNSIDSMLSKKIEGIEERLSVFLGSETEVIIKDDLREEIFKKDILKFVIIEEKNPSILDEIRKELRKVQGIKITSSWPNNIEVMNEGVDKGNAVKILAEKLNIDREDIIAFGDNYNDIEMIKFAGLGVAMGNAEELIKQEADYVTATNQDSGVAKAIYKFLELKESLSS, via the coding sequence ATGGGATATAAATTAATTGTAACAGATATGGATGGAACTTTATTAGGCAATAATCATAAAGTTACAGATGAAAATAAAACTGCACTACAAAAAGTTATAAAAAGTGGTGTTAATGTAACTTTAGCAACAGGAAGAGCCTTCGATTCAGCTAAATGCAATGTAGATTTTCTTAAAGAAGACATGCCAATAATAGCTTGTAATGGTTCATTAATAAGAGAGCAAAATGGAAATATAATATATTCAAATAAGATTGATACAACAACATGTTTAAATATCTTAGATGTATTAGATAAATACGATATTTACTATCAATGTAATAGTATAGATTCTATGCTTTCAAAAAAAATAGAAGGAATTGAAGAGAGATTAAGTGTATTTTTAGGCTCTGAGACAGAAGTAATTATAAAAGATGATTTGAGAGAAGAAATCTTTAAAAAAGATATACTAAAATTTGTAATTATAGAAGAAAAAAACCCATCTATTTTGGATGAAATAAGAAAAGAATTAAGAAAAGTTCAAGGAATAAAGATAACTTCTTCATGGCCAAATAATATTGAAGTTATGAATGAAGGTGTTGATAAAGGTAATGCAGTTAAAATTTTAGCTGAAAAACTGAACATAGATAGAGAAGATATAATTGCATTTGGAGATAATTATAACGATATAGAAATGATAAAGTTTGCTGGTCTTGGAGTAGCTATGGGAAATGCAGAAGAATTAATTAAACAAGAAGCTGATTATGTTACAGCTACCAATCAAGATAGTGGAGTTGCAAAGGCAATTTATAAATTCTTAGAGTTAAAAGAATCCCTTAGTTCTTAA
- a CDS encoding glycoside hydrolase family 130 protein, with protein sequence MNNINVIRSKNNPLIKPSDVRPSREDFKVDGVFNCGVCKYNNEYILLCRIAESVKVDSNKEVKIPIVVNKDGEDVIEVISFNKDVDTQYDYSDSRSLWTIDNRGAKKIAYLTSLSHIRVARSKDGENFIIDDEPFIKPIASEEEWGIEDPRITEIDGIYYINYTSVTRNGAATSLVSTKDFISYERHGIIFAPENKDVTIFPEKINGKYIAYNRPVPCAIGGPDMWIAESPDLMHWGKQRYFYGVTNEDSWENGRVGGGAVPFLTEKGWVKIYHAADKNNRYCLGAFLLDKNEPCKILAKTNKPILEPDADYEREGFFANVVFTCGCIFEDGIVKIYYGAADDKVCRADIKIEEIFAMLEV encoded by the coding sequence ATGAATAATATAAATGTAATAAGAAGTAAAAATAATCCATTAATAAAACCAAGTGATGTAAGACCAAGTAGGGAAGATTTTAAAGTGGATGGTGTGTTTAATTGTGGGGTTTGTAAATACAACAATGAGTATATATTACTTTGTAGAATAGCAGAATCAGTTAAAGTTGATTCAAATAAGGAAGTAAAAATTCCTATAGTAGTTAATAAGGATGGAGAAGATGTTATAGAAGTAATATCTTTTAATAAAGATGTAGATACACAATATGACTATTCAGACTCACGTTCTTTATGGACAATAGATAATAGAGGAGCTAAAAAAATAGCGTACTTAACATCATTATCACACATTAGAGTAGCAAGGTCAAAAGATGGAGAAAACTTTATAATAGATGATGAGCCATTTATAAAACCAATAGCGTCAGAAGAAGAGTGGGGAATTGAAGATCCAAGAATAACTGAAATAGATGGAATTTACTACATAAACTATACATCAGTAACAAGAAATGGAGCAGCAACGTCATTAGTATCTACTAAAGATTTTATTAGTTATGAAAGACATGGTATAATATTTGCACCTGAAAATAAAGATGTAACTATTTTCCCTGAAAAAATAAATGGAAAATATATAGCATACAATAGACCTGTGCCTTGTGCAATAGGGGGTCCTGACATGTGGATAGCAGAATCTCCAGATTTAATGCACTGGGGTAAGCAAAGATACTTTTATGGTGTAACAAATGAAGACTCTTGGGAAAATGGAAGAGTTGGTGGTGGAGCAGTGCCATTTTTAACAGAAAAAGGATGGGTTAAAATTTACCATGCGGCAGATAAGAATAATAGATATTGTTTAGGAGCATTTCTACTTGATAAAAATGAACCATGTAAAATATTAGCGAAGACAAATAAGCCTATATTAGAGCCTGATGCAGATTATGAAAGGGAAGGATTCTTTGCAAACGTAGTATTTACATGTGGATGTATATTTGAAGATGGAATTGTAAAGATATATTATGGTGCAGCAGATGATAAGGTTTGTAGAGCGGATATAAAGATTGAAGAAATATTTGCAATGTTAGAGGTTTAA
- a CDS encoding cation-translocating P-type ATPase, with protein MSYKSTYKEVIKNLDSSLSGLSNERAEELLEKNGANELKEADKIPTYKLFLESFKDPLVIILLIAALVQIFLGETVESIIIFAVIIINSVLGVVQTKKAESSLESLKNLSAPNAKVIRDNKKMTIPAKNLVVGDIVFLEAGDYIPADGRLIEAQSLKVVEGMLTGESEPVLKHTEKISEDVSLGDQKNMVFSGAVVVYGRGSFVVTGTGMNTEMGKIAGLLESAENKLTPLQQKIEDFSKKLGVGIVVLAILIFIIQVARNYFIAGNGEMTQIILDSFMFSVAVAVAAIPEALSSIVTIVLAVGTNSMAKKQAIIRKLPAVETLGSTSVICTDKTGTLTQNKMTVVDYYMYGTNNDELNKEKVNYSYHAKLLTMVSTLCNDSHITSDGKEVGDPTEVALINYSSKNDLDYDKLRSKYIRINEIPFDSDRKLMSTVNSIYGDYIMFTKGAPDIVFSRCKYALKNGSKVDITDEIIEEYKHKNEEFSNRALRVLAFAIKDVPEEDFTPSIDDEHDMTLVGIMAMIDPPREEVMDAVKEAKSAGIKTVMITGDHKTTAAAIAKEIGIMEDGDLALTGKELDALSEEQLYEKLENISVYARVSPENKIRIVKAWQHKNNITAMTGDGVNDAPALKQADIGIGMGSGTDVAKDASAMVLVDDNFASIVKAVEVGRTVYSNIIKSITYLFAGNLGAIVAILFAVFAGWSNPFTALQLLFINLVNDSLPAIALGFEKSEKNIMNKPPRHPDESILAGGTMKAVVIRGCIIGIVTIIAQYVGLQVSPELGVAMAFSTLILARIMQTLPARSNNQTVIKLGFFSNKYVIGAVVVCFGLYSLTLIPVLRGIFSIPTTFGLYQLGICLGLALISSILMELNKLINRSEIK; from the coding sequence ATGTCTTACAAAAGTACTTATAAAGAAGTAATTAAAAATTTAGACTCAAGCTTATCTGGTTTGAGCAATGAAAGAGCAGAAGAGCTGTTAGAAAAAAATGGAGCTAATGAATTAAAAGAAGCAGATAAAATTCCTACTTATAAGCTTTTCTTAGAAAGTTTTAAAGACCCATTAGTAATAATTCTATTGATAGCTGCCTTAGTACAAATATTTTTAGGTGAAACCGTGGAGTCTATAATAATTTTTGCAGTTATTATTATAAACTCTGTTCTAGGTGTTGTACAAACAAAAAAAGCAGAAAGTTCATTAGAAAGTTTGAAAAATTTATCTGCACCAAACGCAAAGGTAATAAGAGACAATAAAAAAATGACAATTCCAGCAAAAAATTTAGTAGTTGGAGATATTGTATTCTTAGAAGCTGGCGATTACATACCAGCAGATGGAAGACTTATAGAAGCACAATCTCTCAAGGTTGTAGAAGGTATGTTGACTGGAGAATCAGAACCAGTTTTAAAGCATACAGAAAAAATAAGTGAAGATGTAAGTTTAGGCGACCAGAAAAATATGGTATTTAGTGGCGCTGTAGTTGTTTATGGTAGAGGTTCTTTTGTAGTAACTGGAACAGGTATGAATACTGAAATGGGTAAAATAGCTGGACTTTTAGAAAGTGCTGAAAATAAACTTACACCGTTACAACAAAAGATAGAGGATTTTAGTAAAAAGCTTGGTGTAGGTATTGTAGTACTTGCTATTTTAATATTTATAATTCAAGTAGCAAGAAATTATTTTATAGCTGGAAATGGAGAAATGACACAAATTATTTTAGATTCATTCATGTTCTCTGTAGCAGTAGCAGTGGCAGCTATACCAGAAGCTTTATCATCAATAGTTACTATAGTATTGGCTGTTGGAACAAATAGTATGGCAAAAAAACAAGCTATAATAAGAAAATTACCAGCAGTAGAAACTTTAGGCTCAACAAGTGTGATATGTACTGATAAAACAGGTACTCTTACACAAAATAAAATGACAGTTGTTGATTATTATATGTATGGAACTAATAATGATGAGTTAAATAAAGAAAAGGTAAACTATTCTTATCATGCTAAATTATTGACTATGGTTTCTACGTTGTGTAATGATTCTCATATAACTAGTGACGGTAAAGAAGTTGGTGACCCGACAGAAGTAGCTTTAATAAATTACTCAAGTAAAAATGATTTAGATTATGATAAATTAAGAAGTAAGTATATCAGAATAAATGAAATACCATTTGACTCAGATAGAAAGCTTATGTCTACTGTAAATAGTATATATGGAGATTATATAATGTTTACAAAAGGTGCTCCAGATATTGTGTTTAGTAGATGTAAATATGCTTTGAAAAATGGTTCAAAAGTAGATATAACAGATGAGATAATAGAAGAATATAAACATAAAAATGAAGAGTTTTCAAATAGAGCACTTAGAGTATTAGCTTTTGCAATAAAAGATGTCCCAGAGGAAGATTTTACACCTTCAATTGATGATGAGCATGATATGACATTGGTTGGAATAATGGCAATGATAGACCCACCAAGAGAAGAAGTAATGGATGCTGTAAAAGAGGCAAAGAGTGCTGGTATAAAAACTGTTATGATAACTGGTGACCACAAAACAACAGCAGCAGCAATTGCAAAAGAGATTGGTATAATGGAAGATGGAGACTTAGCTCTTACTGGAAAAGAGCTTGATGCTTTGAGTGAAGAACAACTATATGAAAAATTAGAAAATATAAGTGTATATGCCAGAGTCTCACCAGAAAATAAAATTCGTATAGTAAAGGCATGGCAACATAAGAATAATATAACAGCAATGACTGGTGATGGTGTTAATGATGCACCTGCATTAAAACAAGCAGATATAGGAATCGGTATGGGAAGTGGTACTGATGTAGCAAAAGATGCTTCTGCTATGGTATTGGTTGATGATAACTTTGCAAGTATAGTAAAGGCTGTTGAAGTTGGTAGAACAGTATACAGTAATATAATAAAATCAATTACGTATCTATTTGCAGGAAACTTAGGAGCTATAGTGGCCATATTATTTGCAGTATTTGCAGGTTGGTCAAATCCATTTACAGCTTTACAACTTTTATTTATAAACTTAGTAAATGACTCTTTACCAGCAATTGCACTAGGGTTTGAAAAGTCAGAAAAAAATATAATGAATAAACCTCCTAGACATCCAGATGAAAGTATACTAGCAGGAGGAACAATGAAGGCAGTTGTTATAAGAGGTTGTATAATAGGTATAGTTACAATAATTGCACAGTATGTAGGTTTACAAGTATCTCCAGAACTTGGAGTAGCAATGGCATTTTCAACATTGATATTAGCTAGAATAATGCAAACATTACCTGCACGTTCTAATAATCAAACAGTAATAAAATTAGGTTTTTTCAGTAATAAATATGTTATAGGAGCAGTTGTAGTTTGCTTTGGACTTTACTCTTTAACACTAATACCAGTGTTAAGAGGAATATTCTCTATACCAACAACATTTGGATTATACCAATTGGGAATTTGTTTAGGTCTAGCGTTGATTTCATCAATATTAATGGAACTTAACAAATTAATAAATAGAAGTGAAATAAAATAA
- a CDS encoding sugar ABC transporter permease gives MKEKIQGLSNKGGVLGWLFNIPYLVYSLIYFLIPLGWAIWLSATDWNLMSINKNFVGIDNFIRLFSDSKIKAVFFNSFKYLVPIVVLSFIVAMIIALLVYNLPDKIKGFTAVLFFIPYLTSGVAVSVVVRYFFSYNSALSIFLRDNGINIDWFRDSGWAFAIIIGIIVWKMSGYYALFILSALESIPDDVHDACKIDGVYGFKKFTCVILPMILPTLTTVLVLASGLAFGIFTEPYLLTGGGPNLATTTWQLEIYNTSFTNFQSGYGAAIAIANAVHIFITIKILNVVMDKINAKYGA, from the coding sequence ATGAAAGAAAAAATACAAGGTTTAAGTAATAAAGGTGGAGTTCTGGGGTGGCTTTTCAATATACCTTACTTGGTTTACTCTTTAATATATTTCTTAATCCCACTAGGATGGGCTATTTGGTTATCAGCTACAGATTGGAATTTAATGTCTATCAATAAAAACTTTGTAGGAATAGATAATTTTATTAGATTGTTTAGTGATTCAAAAATAAAGGCAGTTTTTTTTAATTCATTTAAATATTTAGTACCAATTGTTGTATTATCATTTATTGTTGCAATGATTATTGCATTATTAGTTTATAACTTACCAGATAAGATAAAGGGTTTTACAGCAGTATTATTTTTTATACCGTATTTAACTTCAGGGGTAGCAGTATCAGTAGTGGTAAGATATTTCTTTAGTTACAATTCCGCTTTAAGTATATTTTTGAGGGATAATGGAATTAATATCGATTGGTTTAGAGATTCTGGATGGGCTTTTGCCATAATTATAGGAATAATTGTTTGGAAAATGTCGGGTTATTATGCACTATTTATATTGTCAGCATTAGAATCTATACCAGACGATGTACATGATGCATGTAAAATAGATGGAGTTTATGGATTTAAAAAGTTTACATGTGTAATATTACCAATGATACTACCTACTTTAACAACAGTTTTAGTTTTAGCATCAGGTTTAGCGTTTGGGATATTTACTGAGCCATATTTATTAACTGGAGGTGGTCCTAACTTAGCAACTACAACTTGGCAACTAGAAATATACAATACATCATTCACTAATTTCCAATCAGGATATGGTGCTGCTATAGCAATAGCCAATGCGGTTCATATATTTATAACTATTAAGATATTAAATGTAGTTATGGATAAAATTAATGCTAAGTATGGAGCATAA
- a CDS encoding carbohydrate ABC transporter substrate-binding protein codes for MKKVKKGIALLALSSIMIGTLSGCTKNDASSSDEITVSFWSSPQKVQYDFWEGKAKEFNSKELRINDKVVKVEVQQMPETPSSEAGIQNALATDTVPAISENVNRGFAATLADSDAIYNLDEEEWFKDVVKNKDIEDVIEGWQIEGKQYVIPQYVNPMVLQWNSKGLKALGYDNPPATKAEFEELITTFRANKDKMKEVGVSSVMYRNQLIRPDFWWDRWNDFQNIYLSFSGGKPWVEGNKLVLDKEVTKEVFEFFGTMGDTLLTQEIPNLWAEEKPQALCSIAAPWEINALREGGKIYGEDYVFGPMIVKNEGDTAYNFADSKGLVLYKDANITDEIHQGAVEFVKWLYSEENSSKTDLEWVQATTMLPVRGDLVENDTFKTYLDENVELKVLAQEVPNAVPCMPHGKMAEIQEALGGPLAEYIEITLGSTSLKPTDATKYVDKAFDAMKQAGGLE; via the coding sequence ATGAAAAAAGTAAAAAAGGGAATTGCTTTATTAGCGTTATCAAGTATTATGATTGGAACATTGAGTGGTTGCACTAAAAATGATGCAAGTTCATCAGATGAGATTACAGTAAGTTTTTGGTCATCTCCACAAAAGGTTCAATATGATTTTTGGGAAGGTAAGGCAAAAGAATTTAATAGTAAAGAATTAAGAATTAATGATAAGGTTGTAAAGGTAGAAGTACAACAAATGCCTGAGACACCATCCTCAGAAGCGGGAATACAAAATGCTCTAGCAACAGATACTGTTCCAGCAATATCAGAAAATGTAAATAGAGGTTTTGCAGCAACATTAGCAGATTCTGATGCGATATACAATTTAGATGAAGAAGAATGGTTTAAAGATGTAGTAAAAAATAAGGATATCGAAGATGTTATAGAAGGTTGGCAAATAGAAGGAAAACAATATGTTATTCCTCAATATGTTAACCCAATGGTATTACAATGGAATTCAAAAGGATTAAAAGCATTAGGATATGACAATCCTCCAGCAACAAAAGCAGAATTTGAGGAATTAATAACAACATTTAGAGCAAATAAAGACAAGATGAAAGAAGTTGGTGTAAGTAGTGTTATGTATAGAAATCAACTTATAAGACCAGATTTCTGGTGGGATAGATGGAATGATTTCCAAAACATTTACTTATCATTTAGTGGAGGAAAACCATGGGTTGAAGGTAATAAATTAGTTCTAGATAAAGAAGTAACAAAAGAAGTATTCGAATTCTTTGGAACAATGGGAGATACTTTATTAACTCAAGAAATACCTAATTTATGGGCAGAAGAAAAACCTCAAGCATTGTGTTCTATAGCAGCACCATGGGAAATAAATGCTCTTAGAGAAGGCGGTAAGATATATGGTGAGGATTATGTATTTGGTCCAATGATAGTGAAAAATGAAGGTGACACAGCATACAATTTCGCTGATTCAAAAGGCTTAGTCTTATACAAAGATGCAAATATTACAGATGAAATACATCAAGGTGCAGTGGAATTTGTTAAGTGGTTATACAGTGAAGAAAATTCTTCAAAAACTGATTTAGAGTGGGTTCAAGCAACAACGATGTTACCTGTTAGAGGAGATTTAGTAGAAAATGATACATTCAAAACTTACTTAGATGAAAATGTTGAATTAAAAGTATTAGCACAAGAAGTACCAAATGCAGTTCCATGTATGCCACATGGAAAAATGGCTGAAATTCAAGAAGCTTTAGGTGGACCTTTAGCAGAATATATTGAAATCACATTAGGGTCAACTAGTTTAAAACCTACTGATGCAACTAAATATGTTGATAAAGCATTTGATGCTATGAAGCAAGCTGGTGGATTAGAGTAA
- a CDS encoding M15 family metallopeptidase yields MKKKICVAIIFALFIVFVKMFIDSSSEGRKIMAYELSKYRRGVNVLSINNIIVANKKYSLPENYSPQENSEAKDAFYRMNKNAQKSGLNLKAFSTYRSYEYQDRLFKSYVKEHGEKEANRFSAKPGESEHQTGLAFDIGGDDQSCWANKKFNNTKEAKWLYENAYKYGFILRYPEGKEHITGYMYESWHYRYVGTEHSKNFAMNNLTLEEYLHIN; encoded by the coding sequence ATGAAAAAGAAAATTTGTGTAGCCATAATTTTTGCTCTATTTATAGTTTTTGTAAAAATGTTTATTGATAGTTCTAGTGAAGGAAGGAAAATTATGGCATATGAATTAAGTAAATACAGAAGAGGCGTAAATGTATTATCAATAAATAATATTATAGTAGCAAATAAAAAATACAGTTTACCTGAAAACTATTCTCCTCAGGAAAATAGTGAAGCGAAAGATGCTTTTTATAGAATGAATAAAAATGCTCAAAAATCAGGATTAAATTTAAAAGCTTTTAGTACATATAGAAGCTATGAATATCAAGATAGATTATTTAAGTCATATGTAAAAGAACATGGAGAAAAAGAAGCAAATAGATTTTCAGCTAAACCTGGAGAGAGTGAGCATCAAACTGGACTTGCTTTTGATATTGGAGGAGATGACCAGTCTTGTTGGGCAAATAAAAAGTTCAACAATACAAAAGAAGCTAAGTGGTTGTATGAAAATGCATATAAATATGGTTTTATACTTAGATATCCAGAAGGTAAAGAGCATATAACAGGATATATGTATGAATCTTGGCACTATAGATATGTTGGAACTGAACATAGCAAAAACTTTGCAATGAATAACTTGACTTTAGAAGAATACTTACATATAAATTAA